From Thermogladius calderae 1633, a single genomic window includes:
- a CDS encoding cation-translocating P-type ATPase has protein sequence MGQTSVETAPWHSLSVDEVLEKLGSSLRGLSEEEAERRLQAYGPNILEAKRRHPALIFARQFTNALILILVAASVISGFLGELLDAALILAVVFVMGVMGFVQEYRAERALQELRKLASPTAKVIRGGVTKVVEASRLVPGDIVLVEEGDRVPADLRLVLSDNLEVDESSLTGESAPVQKDHEQVLPPETPLGDRANMAFMGTTVVRGRGRGVVVATGPRTLLGGITRAVEEAEEQPTPLEVELEDLGRKVGFVILGISGVVFATTLLVEKTSLLTALLVAIALAVAAVPEGLPAIATGLLAIGARKMAEKKALVRRLAAVEALGSVNVICTDKTGTVTRGEMMVKYLWTTGGEFEFTGEGFRVEGEARPITRDADDRLLEKVGELALAHTAYTIDVAGLESLATRKSPTELAVFVMGVKVVGPGRVGEVKEKYRLVSENPFDRFRKMRSTVHEHNGGLVSVVTGAPEVVLKNSAGILRPSGEEAITPLDVETVMKRIEYYSSQGFRVLSIAYKRLSGEGDDPENGLVFVGLMAIIDPPREGVREAVEEAKRMGVRTVMVTGDHKLTAMAVARMIGLEVGEDNVLEGWQLDRMSDEELARVVDKVSVYARVTPEHKLRIVRALKKRGYRVAMTGDGVNDAPALKEADVGVAMGVRGTDVAKEVSQLVLLDDNYATIVEAIKMGRWIYENLKKPISYLLSCNLGEVSSVFGAELLGLPYILEPVHLLWINVTTDAFPALALGLEPPEPGLYTRPPRPRGARLVTGKKLLYYTLTGVVIAAFAIGLFAQSLSKGLEYARTVAFTTIALSEFGRAMASRSERHSLFRLAWNKWLPPALLASLGLQLIVLYTPLSSLFRVVPLGPVELAVIAFLPSAAIILIDEVRKKVWVYD, from the coding sequence TTGGGGCAGACAAGCGTCGAGACCGCTCCGTGGCACTCGCTGAGCGTGGACGAGGTTCTTGAGAAGCTGGGGTCGAGCCTCCGGGGTCTGAGCGAGGAGGAGGCGGAGAGGAGGCTCCAGGCCTACGGCCCGAACATCCTCGAGGCCAAGCGGAGGCACCCGGCCCTGATCTTCGCGAGGCAGTTCACGAACGCCCTGATACTGATCCTCGTGGCCGCCAGCGTGATCTCGGGGTTTTTAGGGGAGCTCTTAGACGCCGCCCTGATCCTCGCCGTGGTCTTCGTCATGGGCGTTATGGGCTTTGTCCAGGAGTACAGGGCCGAGAGAGCGCTGCAAGAGCTGCGGAAGCTCGCGTCGCCGACAGCCAAGGTTATCAGGGGCGGCGTTACCAAGGTCGTGGAGGCCTCTAGGCTGGTGCCGGGAGACATAGTGTTGGTAGAGGAGGGGGACAGGGTACCGGCCGACCTCAGGCTTGTATTGAGCGACAACCTAGAGGTAGACGAGTCCTCTCTCACGGGCGAGTCCGCTCCAGTCCAGAAGGACCACGAGCAAGTACTCCCGCCTGAGACCCCCCTCGGCGACAGGGCGAACATGGCGTTCATGGGAACCACAGTGGTTAGGGGGAGGGGCAGGGGTGTCGTGGTGGCAACAGGGCCGAGGACATTGCTGGGGGGGATAACGAGGGCCGTGGAGGAGGCGGAGGAGCAGCCAACTCCCCTAGAGGTGGAGCTGGAGGACCTGGGTAGGAAGGTGGGCTTTGTAATACTCGGGATATCCGGCGTCGTCTTCGCGACTACGCTCCTCGTCGAGAAGACCAGTTTACTGACAGCCCTCCTCGTAGCCATAGCGCTGGCCGTCGCAGCAGTCCCGGAGGGGCTCCCCGCCATTGCGACGGGCCTGCTCGCGATAGGGGCTAGGAAGATGGCGGAGAAGAAGGCCCTTGTGAGGAGACTGGCCGCCGTCGAGGCGCTGGGCTCGGTCAACGTGATCTGCACGGACAAGACGGGTACTGTGACCAGGGGGGAGATGATGGTCAAGTACCTCTGGACAACAGGCGGCGAGTTCGAGTTCACGGGCGAGGGCTTCAGAGTCGAGGGGGAGGCGAGACCGATTACGCGAGACGCCGACGATCGCCTGCTCGAGAAAGTGGGCGAGCTGGCCCTAGCACACACTGCTTACACGATAGACGTCGCGGGCCTGGAGAGCCTGGCGACTAGGAAGTCGCCGACCGAGCTGGCCGTCTTCGTGATGGGTGTAAAGGTCGTCGGCCCAGGTAGGGTCGGCGAGGTCAAGGAGAAGTACAGGCTCGTCTCGGAGAACCCGTTCGACCGGTTCAGGAAGATGAGGAGCACGGTGCACGAGCACAACGGCGGCCTAGTCTCCGTGGTCACCGGCGCCCCCGAGGTGGTACTAAAGAACTCCGCGGGCATCTTGCGGCCCTCGGGCGAGGAGGCGATTACGCCACTAGACGTGGAGACGGTCATGAAGAGGATCGAGTACTACTCTTCACAGGGGTTCAGGGTGCTCAGCATCGCGTACAAGAGGCTGTCAGGCGAGGGGGACGACCCAGAGAACGGTCTCGTCTTCGTCGGCTTGATGGCTATCATAGACCCTCCACGCGAGGGTGTGAGGGAGGCTGTCGAGGAGGCCAAGAGGATGGGTGTGAGGACGGTCATGGTCACGGGGGACCACAAGCTCACAGCCATGGCCGTTGCGAGGATGATCGGCCTCGAGGTAGGCGAGGACAACGTCCTAGAGGGCTGGCAACTAGACAGGATGAGCGACGAGGAGCTCGCGAGGGTAGTTGACAAGGTCTCCGTGTACGCGAGGGTAACGCCCGAGCACAAGCTGAGGATCGTAAGGGCGCTGAAGAAGAGGGGGTACAGGGTCGCCATGACAGGGGACGGCGTGAACGACGCCCCAGCGCTCAAGGAGGCCGACGTCGGGGTCGCGATGGGAGTCAGGGGGACGGACGTCGCTAAGGAGGTCTCTCAGCTGGTTCTACTAGACGACAACTACGCTACGATCGTGGAGGCGATCAAGATGGGGAGGTGGATATACGAAAACCTGAAGAAGCCGATCTCCTACCTACTCTCCTGCAACCTCGGCGAGGTCAGCTCCGTCTTCGGAGCGGAGCTCCTAGGCCTGCCCTACATCCTCGAACCGGTCCACCTCCTCTGGATCAACGTGACGACAGACGCCTTCCCAGCCCTCGCACTGGGTCTAGAGCCCCCCGAGCCGGGCCTCTACACGAGGCCGCCCAGGCCGAGAGGGGCGAGGCTGGTAACAGGGAAGAAGCTGCTCTACTACACGCTCACCGGTGTAGTCATAGCGGCCTTCGCGATAGGGCTGTTCGCTCAGTCCCTCTCCAAGGGGCTCGAGTACGCCAGGACGGTCGCCTTCACTACGATAGCCCTCTCAGAGTTCGGTAGAGCGATGGCCTCGCGTAGCGAGCGGCACTCGCTCTTCAGGCTGGCCTGGAACAAGTGGCTGCCACCGGCTCTCCTGGCCTCGTTGGGACTCCAGTTGATCGTCTTGTACACCCCGCTCAGCAGCCTGTTTCGCGTAGTGCCGTTAGGCCCGGTCGAACTAGCGGTCATAGCCTTCTTACCGTCGGCAGCGATAATACTGATAGACGAGGTTAGGAAGAAAGTGTGGGTCTACGACTAA
- a CDS encoding radical SAM protein yields MGGVLYATGYGKLSAVEVRPIEIKPLFHYWPNSLALTYSNYGCNFYCPWCQNNHLSYARPPEQGEVTPLEELVELAILSGADGLSASFNEPATQFDYVVDATLLARERGLYSMVVTNMYYTESALRKLVEAGVDGFSADVKGCPGMTRALKGVSHEVVFRNARAALDLGAHVEMVYLVVTNTNDSEDCYKWIVDKHLDLLGTDVPLHVNRYYPAHRWREPPTPLSKLMEIREYARRSGLNYVYVGNVGDPELETTRCPRCGKVLVRRSGYRVTYFNAVREEGKYKCPRCGLTIPIRGRYVP; encoded by the coding sequence GTGGGCGGCGTCCTCTACGCGACGGGGTACGGGAAGCTGAGCGCAGTCGAGGTCAGGCCGATCGAGATCAAACCCCTGTTCCACTACTGGCCTAACTCCCTGGCACTGACCTACAGCAACTACGGCTGCAACTTCTACTGCCCCTGGTGCCAGAACAACCACTTAAGCTACGCTAGGCCACCGGAGCAAGGCGAGGTCACGCCTCTGGAGGAGCTGGTCGAGCTCGCCATATTGAGCGGGGCCGACGGGTTGTCGGCGAGCTTCAACGAGCCGGCTACCCAGTTCGACTACGTCGTCGACGCTACCTTACTCGCTAGGGAGAGAGGGCTCTACTCGATGGTGGTCACCAACATGTACTACACCGAGAGCGCGCTCAGGAAGCTTGTGGAGGCGGGCGTCGACGGCTTCTCGGCGGACGTCAAGGGGTGCCCGGGTATGACGAGGGCGCTCAAGGGAGTAAGCCACGAGGTGGTGTTCAGGAACGCGAGAGCGGCACTAGACCTAGGGGCGCACGTCGAGATGGTCTACCTCGTCGTGACAAACACGAACGACAGCGAGGACTGCTACAAGTGGATAGTAGACAAGCACCTCGATTTACTCGGGACGGACGTCCCTCTCCACGTCAACAGGTACTACCCGGCCCACAGGTGGAGGGAGCCCCCGACACCGCTGAGCAAGCTCATGGAGATAAGGGAGTACGCTAGGAGGAGCGGGCTGAACTACGTCTACGTGGGGAACGTCGGCGACCCGGAGCTCGAGACTACCCGCTGCCCGAGGTGCGGTAAAGTGCTGGTCAGGAGGTCTGGTTACAGGGTCACGTACTTCAACGCTGTTCGGGAAGAGGGGAAGTACAAGTGCCCGAGGTGCGGGCTCACTATACCGATACGGGGCAGGTACGTGCCGTGA
- the iorA gene encoding indolepyruvate ferredoxin oxidoreductase subunit alpha has protein sequence MGNEAIARGAWEAGVRVVTGYPGTPSSEVIMTFHEEGRGLPIYVEWAVNERVAFEIAYGAAIGGVRALVTMKAPGLNVASDPVLSAAYSGVEGGLVILVADDPGPHTTQTEQDSRWYAKLSKLPMFTASTPQEAKDTVKRLFRVSEELKLPVIFRTTTRLNHAVGDVVLGEVEERDARPSFKKDPPRFVRAGMKWNLERHAWLNGVLRRVEEVASSLGFNKVEGSGEYCVVTEGVAYNYVYEALRGLGEARVKVLRVDQLYPVPSKFLAENLSSCRRVIVVEELDPYLEAEVKKLAYEERLGAEVMGKEEGLLPLEGELNPSLVKGALYRWLGVPQGQESTPAADVRLPERPPPLCPGCPHAFSYIALKLGIARAGYKLSEVPVFGDIGCYALSVNRPIEAIWTEHSMGASISMAMGLKVAGYDKPVVATIGDSTFFHAGIPSLIEAVHKRVDMLVLILDNRVVAMTGHQSTPSWEVTESGRQARGIDIVEVVKSIGVDEVAVVDPYDFNKMVETVASMIKRPGVKVLVAQHPCRLMEVRQLKTVKKYRVIEDKCTGCRACVNVTGCPALYIEDGKAKIVEDDCTGCGLCARFCPYKAIVEVGGA, from the coding sequence ATGGGTAACGAGGCTATTGCGAGGGGGGCGTGGGAGGCTGGCGTCCGGGTGGTCACGGGCTACCCCGGGACGCCCTCCAGCGAGGTCATCATGACTTTCCACGAGGAGGGGAGGGGTCTCCCGATTTACGTGGAGTGGGCTGTCAACGAGAGGGTCGCCTTCGAGATAGCCTACGGAGCCGCTATAGGCGGCGTAAGGGCGCTGGTCACGATGAAGGCTCCGGGCCTGAACGTAGCCAGCGACCCCGTGCTCTCGGCGGCCTACTCGGGCGTTGAGGGCGGGCTGGTGATACTGGTTGCGGACGACCCAGGCCCTCACACCACGCAGACGGAGCAGGACAGTAGGTGGTACGCTAAGCTCTCGAAACTCCCCATGTTCACCGCGTCTACCCCGCAGGAGGCCAAGGACACCGTGAAGAGACTGTTCAGGGTCAGCGAGGAGCTGAAGCTTCCGGTCATCTTCAGGACGACGACTAGGCTCAACCACGCTGTGGGCGACGTAGTCCTAGGCGAGGTCGAGGAGCGCGACGCGAGACCGTCCTTCAAGAAGGACCCCCCGAGGTTCGTGAGAGCCGGGATGAAGTGGAACTTGGAGAGGCACGCCTGGTTGAACGGTGTTTTGAGGAGGGTCGAAGAGGTCGCGTCTAGCCTCGGCTTCAACAAAGTGGAGGGCTCGGGCGAGTACTGCGTGGTCACAGAGGGCGTCGCCTACAACTACGTCTACGAGGCCCTCAGAGGGCTCGGGGAGGCCCGAGTCAAGGTCCTGAGGGTAGACCAGCTGTACCCGGTCCCCAGTAAGTTCCTCGCGGAGAACCTGTCTAGCTGCCGGAGGGTGATCGTTGTCGAGGAGCTGGACCCCTACCTCGAGGCCGAGGTCAAGAAGCTCGCGTACGAGGAGAGGCTCGGCGCCGAAGTAATGGGGAAGGAGGAAGGCCTCCTCCCGCTGGAGGGGGAGCTTAACCCGTCCCTCGTAAAGGGGGCCTTGTACAGGTGGCTCGGGGTACCGCAGGGGCAGGAGTCCACGCCGGCCGCTGACGTGAGATTGCCCGAGAGGCCTCCCCCTCTCTGCCCGGGCTGCCCGCACGCCTTCAGCTATATAGCGCTGAAGCTCGGTATAGCCAGGGCCGGGTACAAGCTCAGCGAGGTCCCGGTCTTCGGCGACATCGGCTGCTACGCGCTCAGCGTGAACAGGCCTATCGAGGCGATCTGGACCGAGCACAGCATGGGGGCGAGTATCTCGATGGCTATGGGGCTCAAGGTCGCCGGCTACGACAAGCCCGTAGTCGCCACTATCGGGGACTCGACTTTCTTCCACGCGGGTATACCCTCCCTCATAGAGGCCGTCCACAAACGCGTCGACATGTTGGTGCTGATCCTAGACAACAGAGTTGTAGCCATGACAGGGCACCAGTCGACACCCAGCTGGGAGGTCACCGAGTCGGGTAGGCAGGCCCGGGGGATCGACATAGTCGAGGTCGTCAAGTCCATCGGGGTAGACGAGGTGGCGGTAGTAGACCCCTACGACTTCAACAAGATGGTCGAGACTGTAGCGTCCATGATCAAGAGGCCGGGGGTCAAGGTGTTAGTAGCCCAGCACCCGTGCCGACTAATGGAGGTCAGGCAGCTCAAGACGGTCAAGAAGTACAGGGTTATAGAGGACAAGTGCACGGGTTGCAGGGCGTGCGTCAACGTGACTGGCTGCCCAGCACTCTACATCGAGGACGGGAAGGCGAAGATCGTGGAGGACGACTGCACAGGCTGCGGTCTGTGCGCTAGGTTCTGCCCGTACAAGGCTATAGTCGAGGTGGGCGGGGCTTGA
- a CDS encoding indolepyruvate oxidoreductase subunit beta, which translates to MFNILISSVGGQGGLTLSRIMAVAAVRQGLSARTGETLGMAQRFGSVLSFVRVGEDVQSPIFGPGEADYIIGLELFETVRATRYLRDTGVVFAADEYKPPVSASLSPKPAWGRENVLRSLRETLGEKLLVVPARDLALRAGSARAINVVMLGVFNAHARLFADDVVYEAIKSVLPGRAGEVSVKAYELGKAFYAERAKSA; encoded by the coding sequence GTGTTCAACATCCTCATATCCTCGGTAGGCGGGCAGGGTGGACTGACGCTGTCGAGGATAATGGCCGTGGCCGCTGTGAGGCAGGGGCTCAGCGCGAGGACTGGAGAGACGTTGGGGATGGCGCAGAGGTTCGGTAGCGTTCTCAGCTTCGTGAGAGTCGGTGAGGACGTCCAGTCACCGATATTCGGCCCGGGCGAGGCGGACTACATCATCGGCCTGGAGCTCTTCGAGACTGTGCGGGCCACGAGGTATCTCCGCGACACCGGAGTTGTCTTCGCAGCCGACGAGTACAAGCCGCCGGTCAGCGCCAGCCTCAGCCCGAAGCCAGCCTGGGGGAGGGAGAATGTCCTTAGGTCCCTTAGAGAGACACTGGGCGAGAAGCTCCTAGTGGTCCCCGCCAGGGACCTAGCATTGAGGGCCGGCTCGGCTAGGGCCATTAACGTGGTCATGCTCGGGGTCTTCAACGCGCACGCACGCCTCTTCGCCGACGACGTCGTGTACGAGGCTATCAAGAGCGTTCTCCCGGGGAGGGCGGGGGAGGTCTCCGTCAAGGCTTACGAGCTGGGCAAGGCCTTCTACGCAGAGAGGGCGAAGAGCGCCTGA